agtttttttccccctctcattAATTTTCTATCCTGTTTGAGTTTGTTTAAATTTGTCACAATGAGAATATCACCCCAGCCTCTGCATGTTATTTTTATAGTCTGATatagaaatgtaaatattttaataaagtatTGTTGAATACAAAAATTTATTCTGTATCCTACCTCAGTCCTTAATATTTCGCTAAAGAGGAACACCAGGGGATGGAATTAAATTGACCTTATTTTATATAGCTGgacgtatttatttatttatttttttaagcttaaaTAAACAGAGCGAATTGCGGCTGCAGGTTCTGTGTAAAGGTTCTGGGTCACGGGACCTAATCGTTCGTCTGAGCCGCTGTCCGCGGTGCTGAACGCGGGTTTCCCGAATCACATCATATCACAACCAGACCTGAGTTGAGCAGGAAGGCCCGAGCAGGGCTCTGACACCTAAATAGCACTTGCAGATCCAAGAAAAGATGGTAAGGATTCAAAATAAATCTACGTGAACTTAAATGGAAGATCTATTAAAAACAGATCTGAAGCCCCGATTCAAGTTGTTAGGGTTCTACTGCAGGGCAGTGAATAAATCTGAGAACgaatatttatataatttgaGACTAAAAACACTAAGACTGAAATATATAAACATCTGAACATGTTTATAAGTAGATTTAATGTTTCTCCATATATCTGTCGTTTGAACATTTAAGGGAGATAACACGGGGTGTAATAAGCTGCTCCAACACCTCTGATGCCCTGCATGTTTGTTAATTAGGAAGAATTAATGAGCCACAACACGGGGTTCGCCTCCTCCTGGTGGCTTGACGGAAAAGCGCACCCTCACACTGTCACCCTCGAGCACCAGAAGCACACCGCGCCACGCGCAACAGACGCCTAAACGGTGACTTTTGATGTGCAagaattttattctgaaaaccTGCAACAGCGAGATGAGTACAGCTGCAAAAATCTTGTAATGTAGATCCCTTTAGTATTTTAAAGTGTCCGCATCATTCGGAGTAAATGTATTATATACAGGCTGTTTGATCACACAGGAGAACTTTGCAAAactaaatactttatttttcttttgttttattttattattttattgtatttctttatttaatatgtgGAACCTCACGTCTTAAAGGCTGCGGACATGTAAAATGGCCACTTTTAGCTTTTAATTTAAtacatttctatttaaaaacaaataaaatagagcacttttctaaAAGAAAATTCTAACGTTAATGCAGCGACTGCAACTTAATACTTATGCTGGGTTCGGAATATATAAATTATTTACAAAGACTGAGACTGCGGGTGTTACATAATTCCCTCAGGCAGCCGCGCACGTTATTACAAGCACTTTGACTTGAAGCCATGATCTCTGCAAagaaagataataataatagttattattattattattattattattccaaaCTATATTTAGGACCTGTCACGTTTGCCCTGCTCTTATATtgttttataaaacaaaaaaatccagtcATAATTCGTCCCGCTTCTTGGGAGTCAAGTTATcacaagagagagaaagagtgcgCGCCagattgagagagagagagagagagagaggtggtgAAGGTGGGAGGGTGGGGGTGACACCCTTTGCAACAAACCTACCCACAGTAACAAAGCCGGGACACGCGTGCGCGCCGACGGGCCGTGATGCTGCGCTGTTTGGGTATAAATTACTTCATTTGGTGTTGTGGGGCTTCAAAGCGTGAGCAGGCTGCGGACACAAGGGCTCCCACACAAGCTGCTTTCACTGTCTGTGGGTGCACAAGAGGCTGCTCACActttaaatcaaactttttatGAGAGATATAGACAAGTAAGCTGATATTTTACTTATTATTTTAAGGTTCTCAGTATAGTCTGTTCGGTCAgctcacagaaaaacacatttcgagatttaaagtttttttgtttgttttttttgaacagAGACGGCATTGAATATtttagaaaatttaaaaagtctaGTATTTTTCGATGAGCCAAAATATCAGGTATTTAATTagcacttatttaaaaaaaaacaaacatttaatttaattactcTGCATCCCATATAATGCATCATATTTCTAATGCATGTgtttaatgattattttattttctccccTGCAGTATGTCCATGATGAATGTGACACGGGAGGGAATTAACCCAACGACTCCAAGGACTCTGTTAGTGACATGCGTGACTCTGCTGGTATCCGTCCACCTGTTTCGATGGTTACGGCGACAGCGATCGATCTCCTGCCCGCCCGGCCCCCTCCCCTGGCCGGTCATCGGGAACGCAGCGCAACTTGGCAACGCACCGCACTTGTATTTTACGCGCATGGTGAAAAAATACGGCAACGTCTTCCAGATCAAGCTCGGCTCTCGGACCGTGGTGGTGCTGAACGGGGAATCCATTAAACAGGCGCTGGTCAAGCAGGGCTCCGAATTCTCCGGCAGACCGGACTTCACCTCCTTCAAGTACATCTCCAATGGGAACAGCCTCGCGTTTGGCACCTCCACGGACTGGTGGAAGGTGCACCGCAAAGTGGCCCAGTCCACTGTCCGGATGTTTTCTACCCGAAACCCCCACACTAAGAAGAAGTTTGAAAATCATGTGCTCAGCGAGGGAAAAGAGCTGCTGCGGCTGTTTTTGAGAAAAACGAAGGAGGACAAATACTTCCAGCCCATGACGTACCTCGTGGTGTCCACGGCCAACATAATGAGCGCGGTTTGCTTTGGGAAACGGTACTCCTACGAAGACGAGGAGTTTCAGCAGCTGGTGGGCAGGAACGACCAGTTCACCCAGACTGTCGGTGCAGGGAGCATAGTGGACGTTATGCCCTGGCTGCAGTACTTCCCCAACCCCATCAAAACCATCTTTGACAACTTCAAGCAGCTCAACCTGGAGTTTAATGCATTTATCCGAGATAAAGTGaaggaacacagaaaaacaatccaGTCAAGCACCATCAGAGACATGACAGATGCCTTTATAGTGGCGCTGGACCAAATAAGCGATAAGATGGGACTTTCTGAGAAAGACTATGTGACCTCCACAGTTGGGGATGTATTTGGAGCAAGTCAAGACACACTGTCGACTGCCCTGCAGTGGATCATCCTCCTTCTTGTCAAGTAATTATCATTTTATAGAAGTGGTTTTAAAAGCAattatgaataaatatttacagAATGAATGACAATTTGTCCATAACTTGTTGCTAAGGCTGTGCACACTTGAGGAAGTTTAGCAGCATTTGTGTTACGTAACAGCCCATCAGTGGGGAGGGAGGGCCTGCCATGCCGTCAGGTATTGGGAGTAATAAGCTGAAACTGAACACCagtgaataaaagaaaatgaaaggtgCACTCAGCGTTTATTGAGGAACACTGCTGGCAGaccttttaattttaaaatatttcttgctattTAATCCTTTCTGTGCCTGATGCATCGATCAGTGGATACCTTGATCACAGAGCCACTGTTTCTTTTTGCCTGTAAACTGTTAACCTCTTAACCCCGAGCACTTTAACATCAGAAACAATATTCAATAGAGATGATTCCTAACTCATCTTTGTCACTGGCAACAGTGTTTCACTTCTAAAATGTATGTTCACCTGTCAATGCAGGTATCCAGAGATTCAGGTGCGTCTCCAACAGGAGGTGGACAAAGTGGTGGACCGGAGCCGCCTCCCCTCTATCGAGgaccagcagcagctgccttACATCATGGCCTTCATCTACGAGGTGATGCGCTACACAAGCTTCACTCCCCTCACCATCCCCCACTCCACCACCACAGACACCTCCATCATGGGCTACACCGTACCAAAGAATGCAGTCATCTTCATCAACCAGTGGTCCATCAACCACGACCCGGGCATTTGGTCCCATCCAGATACCTTTGACCCCGAGCGTTTCCTACGCCAGAACGGTGCGCTGAACAAAGACCTGACCAGCAATGTGCTCATCTTCTCCTTGGGTAAGCGGCGGTGCATCGGCGAGGAGCTGTCCAAGCTGAAGCTGTTCTTACTCACAGCTCTCATAGTACATCAGTGCAACATCACAGCTGACCCTGCAAGGCCGGTGACGCTGGGCTACAACTACGGCCTGACTCTGAAACCTCACCCTTTCTCTGTAGCCGTCTCTCTGCGCGATGACATGACACTACTGGAAGCAGCTACCAGTTAGGAATTCTCTGAGGAGGTGAAGGTTGAGCGTTCACAAACAATAAATTTAATTCAAACtatgatgggaaaaaaaaatacatgaaggcacagaaaaactttaaaacttttatttgaGGCTGAAGAGCATATTTTGAAAACTCaggccatttttttaaaatctcatacgcactgtttaaaatgtttcacaTAACAGAGTCGAGACTGATTTAACAGCCTTTGATTGTTGACTTATTTCTAATTAGGGCCTGAAAGAAACAGCTGTGGCATCTGTATCAAAGAACGCATACACCGTGTGCGTGCCACCTCACCTGCAGGAATCTCTCTTAACATCAGAAACAGTCTCACATACCAGCCAGCAATTAGCTATCCTCTTTTGATTCATCAAATTAAAAGACTGCAGCACATTGCCAGCCCTGAACAGGACTTTAAAGCAAGCAGCACTGCAGATGCTGGAGTTCCAAGGTGCAAGATGCAGCAAATGATTGAAAAGTTCAAGCTGTCTGTTAATATTTTTGCTGTCagataaaagaaaaaccaacaaaaagtATCTTTAAGCACATCTGATTTTCAGGAAACCCATAcatttctcctctttctgcATTCTTTGTATTCATGTTCTTTTTCCTAATAAGGCCTTCAAACTCTTTCTAGTGCAATATCAAATCTCTTAAAGCAAAAACTGTGTGACATGTGAAGGTAAGCGCTAAAGACCGGAGTTTTTATGTGACAAAAGTCAAGTGACAAGGTCAGATTTCATGCCGATAAAACAGGTGAATAAGCTCTCAAGCTTCATATCTGCTAACATAAAATATTCATTACTAACATATAGTTCTTTTAACATAAGATATATATGTAGCTACTCAGGAATAAGGCTGGGAAAAGCCAAATACTATTTTTAAATGCTAATGTAATACATTTATATTGTGAAGCCTGCTGTAAATGCTGTTTTAAAGGACGAGGCAAAGGAGCAGACGTGCTGAGGGGAACGCTGAGGTTCCTGCATGAAAAAGTGAATAAAGCTAATGTTTGATCACTGTTATTTACTTCTCCTTTTAAGTCTGAATAATGTCGAACCATTTATGCCTTCTCTTAATTTCCACACTCAAGATACCATTAATTAAATTTCTGTCTCctgtaattttattaatttttttttttttgtcacagaaATAGTCATGCTGTCAAAATTAGCATTGAGACGCTGGGAGTAGTTTGTTGATTTTGTTTATAGACTTGTCTAATTGCTCTCTGAGCGCGGGAGACTAATAGACTGTAAAGTCTTGGATTTGAGCATTTGTTGGCTTGCAGCTGATACATTTTGGAATAATGAAATTCAGGCTAATAAAactatattttcattttctcctgCACTGAACACTTTGTTATTGTatgtaataaaaacatgtttaactaGCCTTTTGCCCCCAAATAATTCAATTGAACTATTCACGTTTACTTTAGTTGCTCCCATTTGAACCATTTGATATGAGTGCTTTAATTACACCTATTATTTATGATATAATCATGAAAGTCAAGAAATACCTCAAATCCAGTCATTTACAGCACCTTCACTTCTTTTACAGAAATATAGAAATTAGTGTCGGTGATTGACACAAACATGATGTTTAGCCCTGCTTAATGTTACAAATACAGCGCTTTAAGCTTCTGACTGCACAGTGCTGCCGCTGTGATGTTATCCTGAGTGTTTCTTTAGTCTACAATGAGCTTGTACAGTTGTATAATAAAAAGATACTATTCTTTTATTTTGCACCCGTGTGGTTTTTGATGCTGTAATCAGGTCAAATGGAGAAATAGATAGATCTTTAAATGTAACTATCTATTTAAAGCTAATAAATCAGAGTTGATTATTAATAAATCACTCTGAATGCAAAGGACCCTTTGCATGGTGCTGTGTCAGGTGGGAACAAAGAGGAAGTGTTAGCGAGATGCCTTTCCCATTTCAGCATTTTATCTCAGTCTGTCAGAACATCCTGTTCTTAATCAGCTGGATGAATATAGAAAGCTTGCCAGTGCATTGCCAATTCAGACAGTAGTTGATTGCTGATATGGCGTCCTCCACGCACCCCCTTTTCCCATTTCTAATAATACAAAGTGAAGACTAAATAGTGCCAGTGAAGTCATGTGTGGCAATGCTCCAAGTACAATCTTTATGAATGGGAAGGAAAAC
This is a stretch of genomic DNA from Archocentrus centrarchus isolate MPI-CPG fArcCen1 chromosome 15, fArcCen1, whole genome shotgun sequence. It encodes these proteins:
- the cyp1b1 gene encoding cytochrome P450 1B1 isoform X2 translates to MRDIDNMSMMNVTREGINPTTPRTLLVTCVTLLVSVHLFRWLRRQRSISCPPGPLPWPVIGNAAQLGNAPHLYFTRMVKKYGNVFQIKLGSRTVVVLNGESIKQALVKQGSEFSGRPDFTSFKYISNGNSLAFGTSTDWWKVHRKVAQSTVRMFSTRNPHTKKKFENHVLSEGKELLRLFLRKTKEDKYFQPMTYLVVSTANIMSAVCFGKRYSYEDEEFQQLVGRNDQFTQTVGAGSIVDVMPWLQYFPNPIKTIFDNFKQLNLEFNAFIRDKVKEHRKTIQSSTIRDMTDAFIVALDQISDKMGLSEKDYVTSTVGDVFGASQDTLSTALQWIILLLVKYPEIQVRLQQEVDKVVDRSRLPSIEDQQQLPYIMAFIYEVMRYTSFTPLTIPHSTTTDTSIMGYTVPKNAVIFINQWSINHDPGIWSHPDTFDPERFLRQNGALNKDLTSNVLIFSLGKRRCIGEELSKLKLFLLTALIVHQCNITADPARPVTLGYNYGLTLKPHPFSVAVSLRDDMTLLEAATS
- the cyp1b1 gene encoding cytochrome P450 1B1 isoform X1, with amino-acid sequence MSQNISMSMMNVTREGINPTTPRTLLVTCVTLLVSVHLFRWLRRQRSISCPPGPLPWPVIGNAAQLGNAPHLYFTRMVKKYGNVFQIKLGSRTVVVLNGESIKQALVKQGSEFSGRPDFTSFKYISNGNSLAFGTSTDWWKVHRKVAQSTVRMFSTRNPHTKKKFENHVLSEGKELLRLFLRKTKEDKYFQPMTYLVVSTANIMSAVCFGKRYSYEDEEFQQLVGRNDQFTQTVGAGSIVDVMPWLQYFPNPIKTIFDNFKQLNLEFNAFIRDKVKEHRKTIQSSTIRDMTDAFIVALDQISDKMGLSEKDYVTSTVGDVFGASQDTLSTALQWIILLLVKYPEIQVRLQQEVDKVVDRSRLPSIEDQQQLPYIMAFIYEVMRYTSFTPLTIPHSTTTDTSIMGYTVPKNAVIFINQWSINHDPGIWSHPDTFDPERFLRQNGALNKDLTSNVLIFSLGKRRCIGEELSKLKLFLLTALIVHQCNITADPARPVTLGYNYGLTLKPHPFSVAVSLRDDMTLLEAATS